GCCCGCCTCGGGGTCGGCGCTTCCGGAGCCGCCCGCCCAGGTGAACACCGGGGTGTCGTAGCTCGCGTCGCCATCCGTGGTCCACTCGCCGTTGGCGATCGAGCCGTCGATGTAGGCGCGGAAGCTCTCCTTGAAGCCCCACACGAGCTGCGCATCCGAGACGGTGCACTGCAGGGTCGCGGCGGCGCGGATGTCGAGCACGACACCGCGGTCGACGGAGCCCTGGAAGGTGAGCGTGTGCTCGCCGGTGAGGCCGCGGGGCAGGCTGCCGGTCCAGCTGACGCGTCCGTCCGCGTCCGCGGTGGCGTTCTCGGCGAGCACGGTCGGGGTCGAGTAGATCACCACGAGGATGCCGGTCTCGTTCGGCTGGAAGCCGTCCGCACGCGCGGTCACCTCGCCGCCCTCGGTGACTTCGCCGTCGCCGTCGAGGGTGATGCCCTCGGTGGCGGGCGGTGCGGCGTCCGGGGTGTTCGCGGGCGTCGTGCGGGCCGCGGCCACGACCGTGGTGCCGCCGAGCGAGGAGCCCGCCGATCCGATCGTGAAGCTCACCGGGTCGAGTGCGGTGCCGGCCGGGTAGAAGCTGCTGCCCTCGAAGGCGAAGGCGTCGGAGCCCGTGGCGGTGATCGTCGCGGGGACGCCCGTGAAGCTCACCGAGCCGTCGGCGCCCGTGCTGCGCGTTCCCGAGCCGAGTGCGAGGCTCGCGAAGGCGACGCGCGTGCCGCCGTCCACCCGCACGAGCAGGGTGCCGCTCGTGGCCGAGTCGATGCGCACCTGCGGGTCGGACAGGCGCAGGTCGAGCACCCCGGCGTGGCCGCTGAAGTGCACGGAGCCCGAGTAGGAGACGCTGCCGAGGCCATCCGTGAGGGAGGCTGCACCCGACTGCGGGAAGACGTAGCGTCCGCCGGCGGTGGCGACGCCGCTCGTCGTGATCGAGCCGTGCGCGATCGGCCCCGTGACGTAGTCGCGGAAGCTCGCCTTGACGCCCCAGCTGAGGGTGCCCGCGGCGGGTGTCGGCGTCGTGCCGGGGCCACCGGTGCCCGGGTCGGTCGGGGTCTGGAAGGCGATCGGGACGGCGAGCTCGTTGTCGGCCTGCACGACGCCGCCGGCGCCGACCGTGAACACCGCGAGGGTCGCACCGGCGCGGGTCTTCGCGTCGAGGGCGGCCTTGGTGATCGGGATGGTCCAGCTGAAGTCGACCGTCCCGTACGCGTTCTCGGTCCACTTCAGGTACGGGGCGGTCTCGTTGATCCCCTGCACCCACGCCGAGTAGGCGTTCGAGCGGTTGCCCGACACCGCGCCCTGCGAGGGGCGCCACGTCGAGTCGATCCAGCCGACCTGAGCGTAGAACCCGGCCGCCGAGCCGCGGGCCGTGTAGTCCGGGTTGTAGTTCTTCCCGGTGACGGTGATGGTCGCGCCCGCCGGGTCGAGGCCCGAGGTGGCGTCGACGGTGAGCGTGGTCGTGGTGTCGTAGAACGCGATCGGCACGGCGAGCTCGTTGCCCGCCTGCACCACGCCGCCCGCACCGACGGTGAACACGGCGAGCGTGGCGCCCGCGCGACTCTTGGCGTCGAGGGCGGCCTTCGTGATCGAGATCGTCCAGCTGAAGTCGACGCTGCCGTAGGCGTTCTCGGTCCACTTCAGGTAGGGGGCTGCGGTGTTGACGTCCTGCACCCACGCCGAGTAGGCGTTCGAGCGGTTGCCGGAGACGGCTCCCTCTGACGGGCGCCACGTGGAGTCGATCCAGCCGACCTGGGCGTAGAAGCCGGCGGTCGCGCCGCGGGCGACGAAGTCGGGGTCGTAGTTCGTGCCGGTGACGGTGATCGTCGCGCCGGCGGGGTCGAGACCCGAGGTCGTGTCGACGTCGAGGCGCGTGGTGGTGTCGTAGAAGGCGATCGGCACGGCGAGCTCGTTGCCCGCCTGCACGACGCCGCCCGCACCGACGGTGAACACCGCGAGCGTGGCACCGGGGCGGCTCTTGGCGTCGAGGGCGGCCTTCGTGATCGTGATCGTCCAGCTGAAGTCGACCGTCCCGTCGCCGTTCTCGGTCCACTTCAGATACGGGGATGCGGTGTTGACGTCCTGCACCCAGGCGGAGTAGGCGTTCGAGCGGTTGGCCGAGACCGCGCCCTGCGAGGGGCGCCAGGTGGAGTCGATCCAGCCGATCTGGGCGTAGAAGCCGGCGGTCGCGCCGCGTGCGACGAAGTCGGGGTCGTAGTTCTCGCCCGTGACGGTGATGGTGGCGCCTGCCGGGTCGAGTCCGGCGGTCTGCGACACGGAGAGCGTCGGTACGACGGGCGCCTGCTCGACGGGCCAGCTGAACGACACGGGGTCGAGAGCGGCCCCCGCGGCGTAGAAGCCCGCGAAGGCCGGCGCTCCGGCGGCCGTGAGCACGGCGGGCACGCCCGTGTAGGCGAGGGTCGACGCCGTGGAGGCGTTCGTCCCGGCCGAGAGGTCGAGGGTGGCGAGCACGACGTCGGGGTAGTTCTCGAAGGCGAGCGTCGTCATGCTGCGCGACACGACATCCGCCTGGAGCTCCGCGGTGGTCGCCGACGTGACGCGCACCCGCACGTCGGTCACGGTGACGTCGAGGGCGTACTCGCCCGCCGGGACGCCCGTGGCCTCGTGCCCCTGGAACTGCAGCGTGCCGGGGTACCCGACCGTCCCGGTGCCCCCCGTGGCGCTGCCCGTGCCGCCCGACCAGCCGTAGGGCGTCGCGGTGTCGACGCCGCTGCCGGTCGCGTGCCCGTGCGCGATGGGGCCGTTCAGATAGTTGCGGAAGCTCGCCTTGAAGCCCCAGTTGAGGGTGGCGCCGGCGACGTCACCGGGTGCGGCGGACGCCGCGGACGCCGGGACGAGGAGTCCCGCGAGGGCGAGCAGGGGGACAAGCAGGAAGGCGATCCAGGGCGCGCGGGAGCGCGCGCGGTCAGGCGCGTACGACAACATCTCTCCGATGGGGTTGGAATGTGCTTCTCGTCACGGGATGCGCACCATCGCAAGTGACTCAGGTAAGGCTAACCTTATTCGGCATCCGCTCACTTGTCGAATCCGTCCGGGGGACACAGCCGGAGCGCATCAGCCCCCTCGGTAGACTCGCGAGGTGACCGTCCGCCTGTACGACAGCCGCGCCCAGGCGCTGCGCGACTTCGAGCCGCTCGAACCCGGCAAGGTCGGCATGTACGTGTGCGGTCCCACGGTGCAGTCCTCCCCCCACGTCGGTCACCTGCGCTCCGCGCTCGCCTACGACCTGTGGCGGCGCTGGTTCGCGTACCGCGGCTATGAGGTGACCTTCGTGCGCAACGTCACCGACATCGACGACAAGGTGCTCGCCAACGCCTCCGAGCGCGAGCCGTGGTGGGCGGTCGCCTACCGCGTCGAGCTCGAGTTCACGGCCGGATACCGCGCCATCGGCATCCTCCCGCCCACGTACGAGCCGCGCGCCACCGCGAGCATCCCGCAGATGCAGGAGCTCATCGACACGCTCATCGCGCGCGGACACGCCTACGTCGCCGACGACGGCTCCGGCGACGTC
The Protaetiibacter larvae DNA segment above includes these coding regions:
- a CDS encoding HtaA domain-containing protein, with translation MSYAPDRARSRAPWIAFLLVPLLALAGLLVPASAASAAPGDVAGATLNWGFKASFRNYLNGPIAHGHATGSGVDTATPYGWSGGTGSATGGTGTVGYPGTLQFQGHEATGVPAGEYALDVTVTDVRVRVTSATTAELQADVVSRSMTTLAFENYPDVVLATLDLSAGTNASTASTLAYTGVPAVLTAAGAPAFAGFYAAGAALDPVSFSWPVEQAPVVPTLSVSQTAGLDPAGATITVTGENYDPDFVARGATAGFYAQIGWIDSTWRPSQGAVSANRSNAYSAWVQDVNTASPYLKWTENGDGTVDFSWTITITKAALDAKSRPGATLAVFTVGAGGVVQAGNELAVPIAFYDTTTRLDVDTTSGLDPAGATITVTGTNYDPDFVARGATAGFYAQVGWIDSTWRPSEGAVSGNRSNAYSAWVQDVNTAAPYLKWTENAYGSVDFSWTISITKAALDAKSRAGATLAVFTVGAGGVVQAGNELAVPIAFYDTTTTLTVDATSGLDPAGATITVTGKNYNPDYTARGSAAGFYAQVGWIDSTWRPSQGAVSGNRSNAYSAWVQGINETAPYLKWTENAYGTVDFSWTIPITKAALDAKTRAGATLAVFTVGAGGVVQADNELAVPIAFQTPTDPGTGGPGTTPTPAAGTLSWGVKASFRDYVTGPIAHGSITTSGVATAGGRYVFPQSGAASLTDGLGSVSYSGSVHFSGHAGVLDLRLSDPQVRIDSATSGTLLVRVDGGTRVAFASLALGSGTRSTGADGSVSFTGVPATITATGSDAFAFEGSSFYPAGTALDPVSFTIGSAGSSLGGTTVVAAARTTPANTPDAAPPATEGITLDGDGEVTEGGEVTARADGFQPNETGILVVIYSTPTVLAENATADADGRVSWTGSLPRGLTGEHTLTFQGSVDRGVVLDIRAAATLQCTVSDAQLVWGFKESFRAYIDGSIANGEWTTDGDASYDTPVFTWAGGSGSADPEAGGLDVAYGGSVRFTGHGGVLDTTIANPHVVIDGDRAVLLLDITGTTQEGTPVSSTGVEFAELDLTGVEASREGDTLSWTDVPASLTAAGAAAFGTYPEGEALDPVTISATVESGCGAVAEASDEPSEEAIAPEEASDAAGWPLWATILIAVVVLLLIAALVIVLVRRGRKGTPAA